One genomic segment of Chitinibacter sp. FCG-7 includes these proteins:
- a CDS encoding PAS domain-containing protein: MAANSTEQTHTIQWHGYCLHYGQLITLTLSVLICIALLTIDLSQHPAWQPWLIVLALASALSLLWSALVSKPKEKKTYTENQTTIVPPANPRDVLAGVSDLLWTIDYASRRVTAHNNSQIPHHPAGDQVSKLASIFPARVSRQFLESLIEIQSTQQATRFEYTLGNENIQHTFEARLTPLSHRDCVVIIRDISHIKATEAALFKQQMFTQQIIDSSPNLIFIRDRHGRFLLVNQATQTLLGHDLIVHSHMGLDDDTPILSAGDHDVLATGETLRIEDHCTLNNGRTHWFDITKLAVEREGKTYILSIAIDITAQKENDAAKNDSAVLVRAMANALPHAFMLVQHGQILFANHAACQRLNINPEQLIGEALSTFNAQAHSLDSCETLSLAAHNGEQIECKVCSVSDTQTASHLVTLH; this comes from the coding sequence ATGGCGGCCAATTCTACCGAGCAGACTCATACCATCCAGTGGCACGGCTATTGCCTGCACTACGGCCAGCTGATTACCTTAACGCTCAGTGTCTTGATTTGCATTGCCTTATTGACCATTGATTTAAGCCAGCACCCCGCTTGGCAACCGTGGCTGATTGTTTTGGCGCTCGCCAGCGCACTGTCATTACTCTGGAGCGCATTGGTATCAAAGCCCAAAGAGAAAAAAACCTATACCGAAAACCAGACAACGATAGTCCCACCAGCCAATCCGCGCGACGTACTGGCCGGGGTTTCCGATTTGCTCTGGACGATAGACTACGCCAGCCGTCGCGTTACCGCGCACAATAACAGCCAGATCCCCCATCACCCGGCGGGCGATCAGGTCAGCAAGCTGGCCAGCATATTCCCGGCTCGCGTCTCGCGGCAATTTCTGGAAAGCCTGATCGAAATCCAGAGCACGCAGCAAGCCACCCGCTTTGAATACACGCTGGGCAACGAAAACATCCAGCACACCTTTGAAGCGCGCCTTACCCCGCTAAGCCACCGTGATTGCGTCGTCATCATCCGTGACATTTCGCACATCAAAGCCACCGAGGCGGCACTATTCAAGCAGCAAATGTTCACCCAGCAGATTATCGACTCCAGCCCGAACCTGATTTTTATCCGCGATCGGCACGGGCGTTTCCTGCTCGTCAATCAAGCCACACAAACCCTACTGGGGCATGACCTCATAGTGCACTCCCACATGGGGCTGGACGACGATACCCCCATATTAAGCGCTGGTGACCATGATGTGCTCGCCACGGGCGAGACGCTTCGCATCGAAGACCATTGCACCCTGAATAATGGTCGCACCCACTGGTTTGACATCACCAAGCTGGCCGTTGAGCGCGAAGGCAAAACCTATATCCTGAGCATTGCCATCGACATCACCGCCCAGAAAGAAAACGACGCCGCCAAAAATGACAGCGCCGTACTCGTCAGGGCCATGGCCAACGCCTTGCCGCACGCCTTTATGCTGGTGCAGCACGGGCAAATCCTGTTCGCCAACCACGCAGCCTGTCAGCGGCTCAATATCAACCCCGAGCAACTAATCGGCGAAGCACTCAGTACCTTCAACGCCCAAGCGCACAGCCTTGATAGCTGCGAAACGCTATCGCTGGCTGCGCATAATGGCGAGCAGATCGAATGCAAAGTCTGCTCGGTCAGCGACACCCAAACCGCCAGCCATCTGGTCACATTGCACTAA
- a CDS encoding SPFH domain-containing protein, translating to MGLEFSVIVLAVVIIFIAKSFKIVPQQSAIIIERLGRFRAVLAPGLNWVIPFVDRVAYKHSLKEIPLDVPSQVCITRDNTQLQVDGILYFQVLDPRLASYGTSDYVLAISQLAQTTLRSVIGKLELDKTFEERDEINRTVVAALDEAATSWGVKVLRYEIKDLTPPQAILHSMQQQITAEREKRARIAQSEGVKQEQINLATGQREAAIQKSQGDMQAAINQSEGERQAQINRATGEAEALRLVAHATAEAIGAVAKAIEQPGGVQAINLKVAEQYVSAFGNIAKEGNTMLLPGNAADVSSMIATAMNVVQAAKK from the coding sequence ATGGGCTTAGAGTTTTCAGTCATTGTTCTCGCTGTGGTTATTATTTTTATCGCCAAATCCTTCAAAATCGTACCGCAGCAAAGCGCGATCATTATCGAGCGCCTAGGTCGCTTTCGTGCCGTATTAGCCCCCGGACTGAATTGGGTGATTCCCTTTGTTGACCGCGTAGCCTACAAGCACAGCCTGAAAGAAATCCCGCTCGATGTACCCAGCCAAGTGTGTATCACCCGTGATAACACCCAGCTTCAGGTCGATGGCATTCTGTATTTTCAGGTACTCGATCCCCGTCTGGCTTCCTATGGCACATCGGATTATGTCCTGGCGATTAGCCAGCTGGCGCAAACCACTTTGCGCTCGGTGATCGGTAAGCTGGAGCTGGACAAAACATTCGAAGAGCGCGATGAAATTAACCGCACCGTCGTCGCCGCGCTCGACGAAGCGGCAACCAGCTGGGGCGTAAAAGTATTGCGCTACGAAATCAAAGATTTGACGCCACCACAAGCGATCTTGCATTCGATGCAGCAACAGATCACCGCCGAGCGTGAAAAACGCGCCCGCATTGCCCAATCGGAAGGCGTGAAACAAGAGCAGATCAATCTGGCGACTGGCCAGCGCGAAGCCGCTATCCAGAAGTCCCAGGGGGACATGCAGGCCGCGATTAACCAATCCGAAGGTGAGCGCCAGGCTCAGATCAACCGCGCCACCGGTGAAGCCGAAGCGCTACGCCTAGTAGCCCACGCAACTGCCGAAGCGATTGGTGCAGTTGCCAAAGCGATTGAGCAGCCTGGCGGCGTGCAGGCCATTAACCTGAAAGTAGCCGAGCAGTATGTCAGCGCCTTTGGCAATATCGCCAAAGAAGGCAATACGATGCTGCTGCCAGGCAATGCCGCCGACGTCAGCAGCATGATCGCCACGGCCATGAATGTGGTTCAAGCAGCAAAAAAATAA
- the hrpA gene encoding ATP-dependent RNA helicase HrpA produces the protein MTLTLRDLQPLRAQLGDCQTSDRHPLSRLISQMGDRIKRNQPTDQLQAQFAAGVEKSLAKTTIRREKLPTPEYDDFLPVNQRRDELKAAIAKHQVVIVCGETGSGKTTQLPKICLELGRGVHGLIGHTQPRRLAARSVSSRIAQELKSEIGHYVGYKVRFTDKSSPASYIKLMTDGILLAESLSDRFLNNYDTIIIDEAHERSLNIDFLLGYLKQILPKRPDLKVIVTSATIDADRFSKHFDGAPVLEVSGRTYPVEVRYKPLASTDEDDQEIEMEEAIANAVDELWRRDGSGDVLVFLPGEREIRETMEELRKAKLRDAEVLPLFARLSNEDQQRIFRPSSTGRRIVLATNVAETSLTVPGIRYVIDSGQARINRYSPRAKVEQLLIEKISQASARQRSGRCGRVASGICVRLYSEDDFNLRPPFTDPEIVRSSLAGVILRMAALRLGRVDEFPFLEAPSGKLIADGYQQLRELNAVDDNDRLTNIGQQLARLPIDPRVGRMLLAGQDEGCLKEMLIIASGLSLQDPRERPFDARQAADQAHAKFTEEKSDFLSYLRLWDFFEKLLADKTSNRQLVQDCHRNFLSYLRLREWRELHKQLSEMASELRLNEKPGTFEQIHKALITGLLGNLGFKQPENDEYLGARGIKFNVFPGSGLKKARPKWIVAAELVETSKLYARCVAAIEPEWVEKLAPHLIKKQYFDPHWSKDNAQVSASERITLYGLPIVARRKVHYGSINVAESREIFIREALVRFNYNSKAKFFDHNFALLLDVEELEHKARRQDVLVDENALFAFFDAKIPADIVNGAGFEAWRKQAEKLNPTLLYLSKEDLMQHSAAAVTEEQYPEFFRLQDAKLPLGYRFEPGHVLDGVTITLPLHLLNRVNHATFDWLVPGLIREKITLLLKSLPKPIRRLCVPVPEFATKMMVALENADREAPLLPQLAQATTRGCGQPVSADDFNGNDLPLHLRMNFRIVDDAGQELAQGRDLIAIRAQLGEAAQLTFRDTADESTGIEKSGILKWDFGDLPAKINFKRHGKAMTGYPGLVPDEDEAGKECVAIRLFDTEHAANEAHRAGVVRLLQFELKEHLKQLPKALPNFNQLAIHYRSLGNSDELMADVIACICNRAFLGDDEAPRKKKDFDEQKSRAKVRLPSVRDAVLRTLNDIAPDFIALGTLLAKGGNIQNELKTQLGELIYKGFLTATPWEQLPRLPIYIKAMKVRLEKRVQNPNRDGQRGAEVAELMQRYTSEIDKWQREGRDTSTLLPFRWMIEELRVGLFAQELRTPYPVSVKRLDKIWAEITKR, from the coding sequence ATGACTCTTACTCTTCGCGACCTTCAGCCTTTACGCGCCCAGCTGGGCGACTGTCAAACCAGTGACCGCCATCCCCTGTCGCGGCTGATCAGCCAAATGGGTGATCGCATCAAACGCAATCAGCCGACTGATCAATTGCAGGCACAGTTTGCTGCGGGGGTTGAAAAATCGCTCGCAAAGACAACCATCCGTCGCGAAAAGCTACCGACGCCCGAATACGACGATTTTCTGCCCGTGAATCAGCGCCGCGATGAGCTCAAAGCCGCGATTGCCAAGCATCAGGTCGTGATCGTTTGCGGTGAAACCGGCTCGGGTAAAACCACGCAGTTACCCAAAATCTGCCTCGAACTCGGTCGCGGCGTACACGGCCTGATCGGCCACACGCAGCCCCGCCGCTTGGCGGCACGCTCGGTCTCCAGCCGCATTGCGCAGGAATTGAAATCCGAAATCGGCCATTACGTCGGCTACAAGGTGCGCTTTACCGATAAAAGCTCGCCCGCCAGCTACATCAAATTGATGACGGACGGCATTTTGCTCGCCGAGTCTTTAAGTGACCGATTCTTAAATAACTACGACACCATCATCATTGACGAGGCGCACGAGCGCAGCCTGAATATTGACTTCTTGCTTGGCTATTTAAAGCAAATCCTACCTAAGCGCCCTGATTTAAAAGTCATCGTTACCTCCGCGACCATCGACGCGGATCGTTTTAGCAAGCATTTCGACGGCGCGCCGGTGCTCGAAGTGTCAGGTCGCACCTATCCAGTCGAAGTGCGCTACAAACCGCTGGCGAGTACCGACGAAGACGATCAAGAAATCGAAATGGAAGAAGCCATCGCCAACGCGGTGGACGAGTTATGGCGGCGCGATGGTAGCGGCGATGTGCTGGTGTTTTTACCCGGCGAGCGCGAAATTCGCGAAACGATGGAAGAGCTGCGCAAAGCCAAGCTGCGCGACGCCGAAGTGCTGCCGCTGTTTGCCCGATTGTCGAACGAAGATCAACAACGTATCTTCCGCCCCAGCAGTACTGGCCGACGTATTGTCTTAGCAACGAACGTCGCCGAGACTTCGCTAACCGTACCCGGCATCCGTTATGTGATCGACAGTGGTCAGGCGCGCATCAACCGCTACAGCCCGCGCGCCAAAGTTGAGCAATTGCTAATCGAAAAAATCTCGCAAGCGTCGGCGCGCCAGCGCTCCGGTCGTTGCGGCCGTGTCGCCAGCGGGATTTGCGTACGGCTTTATTCGGAAGACGATTTCAACCTACGCCCGCCATTTACCGACCCCGAAATCGTCCGCTCTAGCCTCGCAGGCGTCATCCTGCGGATGGCGGCGCTGCGCCTTGGCCGCGTCGATGAATTCCCCTTCCTGGAAGCGCCATCAGGCAAGCTGATCGCTGACGGCTATCAGCAATTGCGCGAGCTGAACGCCGTTGATGATAACGACCGCCTAACTAATATCGGCCAGCAGCTCGCGCGGCTGCCAATCGATCCACGCGTTGGCCGTATGTTACTCGCTGGGCAAGACGAAGGCTGCCTGAAGGAAATGCTGATTATCGCCTCAGGTCTGTCGCTGCAAGACCCGCGCGAGCGCCCGTTCGACGCGCGCCAAGCAGCCGATCAGGCGCACGCCAAATTTACCGAAGAGAAATCGGATTTCCTGTCCTACCTGCGCCTGTGGGATTTCTTTGAAAAACTGCTCGCCGATAAAACGTCGAACCGCCAGCTGGTACAGGATTGCCACCGCAACTTCCTGTCGTACTTGCGTCTGCGCGAATGGCGCGAATTACATAAACAACTGTCAGAAATGGCGAGCGAATTGCGCTTGAACGAAAAGCCCGGCACTTTCGAGCAAATCCACAAAGCCTTGATCACCGGTCTGCTGGGCAATCTGGGCTTTAAGCAACCCGAAAACGATGAATATCTGGGCGCGCGCGGGATTAAATTTAATGTTTTCCCCGGCTCAGGCCTAAAAAAAGCGCGGCCAAAATGGATTGTGGCCGCCGAGCTGGTTGAAACCAGCAAGCTCTACGCACGTTGCGTGGCGGCGATTGAGCCGGAATGGGTCGAAAAACTCGCGCCGCACCTGATCAAAAAGCAATATTTCGACCCGCACTGGAGCAAAGACAACGCCCAAGTCAGCGCATCAGAACGTATCACGCTGTATGGCTTGCCCATCGTGGCGCGCAGAAAGGTACACTATGGGAGTATCAACGTCGCCGAGTCGCGTGAGATTTTCATCCGCGAAGCCTTGGTGCGTTTCAATTACAACAGCAAGGCCAAATTTTTCGACCACAACTTTGCCTTGCTGCTTGACGTGGAAGAGCTGGAACACAAAGCCCGCCGCCAAGACGTATTGGTCGATGAAAACGCGCTGTTCGCCTTTTTCGACGCCAAAATCCCCGCCGACATCGTCAACGGCGCGGGCTTTGAGGCGTGGCGCAAACAGGCCGAAAAGCTCAACCCAACGCTGCTGTATTTAAGTAAAGAAGACCTGATGCAGCACAGCGCCGCCGCGGTCACCGAGGAGCAATATCCGGAATTCTTCCGCCTGCAAGATGCGAAGTTGCCCCTAGGGTATCGCTTTGAACCCGGCCATGTGCTTGATGGTGTGACGATTACCCTCCCCCTGCATTTGCTCAATCGCGTCAATCACGCCACTTTCGATTGGTTGGTGCCGGGCCTGATTCGCGAGAAAATCACGCTGCTGCTCAAGTCGCTGCCCAAACCCATCCGCCGCCTGTGCGTGCCGGTGCCCGAGTTTGCGACCAAAATGATGGTCGCTCTGGAAAACGCCGACCGCGAAGCGCCGCTACTACCTCAACTCGCCCAAGCTACCACGCGTGGCTGCGGCCAGCCGGTGAGCGCCGATGATTTCAATGGGAATGATCTGCCTTTGCATTTGCGGATGAATTTCCGCATTGTTGACGATGCAGGCCAAGAGCTGGCGCAGGGGCGCGATCTGATCGCGATTCGTGCGCAGCTCGGCGAAGCGGCGCAACTGACCTTCCGCGATACGGCGGACGAGAGCACTGGCATTGAAAAATCGGGCATTTTGAAGTGGGATTTCGGCGATCTACCCGCCAAGATCAATTTCAAACGCCACGGCAAAGCAATGACCGGCTACCCCGGCCTTGTGCCCGATGAAGACGAAGCGGGTAAAGAATGCGTCGCGATTCGCCTGTTTGACACCGAACACGCGGCGAACGAAGCCCACCGCGCCGGTGTCGTACGCTTGCTACAGTTCGAGTTGAAAGAGCATCTAAAGCAATTACCCAAGGCGCTACCGAACTTTAACCAGCTCGCCATCCATTACCGCAGCCTCGGCAATAGCGATGAGTTGATGGCCGATGTGATCGCCTGCATCTGCAACCGCGCCTTCTTGGGCGACGACGAAGCGCCGCGCAAAAAGAAAGACTTTGATGAGCAGAAAAGCCGCGCCAAAGTACGCCTGCCATCGGTACGCGACGCCGTGCTGCGCACGTTGAACGACATCGCACCGGATTTTATCGCGCTGGGCACGCTGCTCGCCAAAGGCGGCAATATTCAGAACGAGCTGAAAACCCAGCTTGGCGAGCTGATCTACAAAGGCTTTCTCACCGCCACGCCATGGGAGCAACTGCCACGCCTGCCGATCTACATCAAAGCGATGAAAGTACGACTCGAAAAACGCGTACAAAACCCGAACCGCGACGGCCAGCGCGGCGCGGAAGTAGCAGAATTGATGCAGAGGTATACTTCTGAAATCGACAAGTGGCAACGCGAAGGGCGAGATACCTCTACCCTATTGCCGTTCCGCTGGATGATTGAGGAATTACGGGTTGGCTTATTTGCGCAGGAATTACGCACTCCGTATCCGGTGTCGGTGAAGCGGCTGGATAAGATTTGGGCGGAGATTACGAAGCGGTGA
- a CDS encoding AAA family ATPase, translated as MSSRRNSREISLSRASFFNKTPDFFTVRLDVLELKSVINLRGLYFTPERVTALLGANCVGKSTILHALACAYQPKKNGEDHKFSEFFRPNPDATWDGSECRVYTKEKVGKSGSHIAADNYFKKDRWFPRHDRKRRRDVYYVGIFTTLPMLEYIRFVRFKNSNNATTFKYKKTEMKDDLHKAILKYAASILNRSYEGIFEFSAVGYENFLGLSIKGNHYSQLSMGAGEQRILKILKVMLCAEEGSLVLIDEVDLLLHDAALAKMLDCIIEIAEKRKLQVIFSTHRDLILKCNKKINVRYLLPSANGVKVLDKPNPDLVESLSGLRPKTISIYVEDTFSSVMAGRVARELGVFRLVDFVKYGPARNAFVVAGSSAIQKKRNCLFILDGDEYKTDADKKNQLNSILTGSNQEMKDARAYALSSIGQYELPDGTSPEEHIHNVIVSLPSEYIPDALREYYEALKGIHAVHDKHDYIDSVVNAFGIDEVASLNHVFDLFSLDGDKYSLFVSRVKEKIENFIALNPI; from the coding sequence ATGAGCAGTCGAAGAAATTCACGTGAAATCAGTTTAAGTAGAGCATCTTTCTTTAATAAAACTCCTGATTTCTTTACTGTAAGGTTAGATGTTTTAGAACTGAAGAGCGTCATAAATTTACGTGGCCTATATTTCACTCCAGAACGGGTAACTGCTTTACTTGGTGCCAATTGTGTTGGCAAGTCTACTATCCTGCATGCACTGGCGTGCGCATACCAACCAAAGAAAAACGGCGAAGATCATAAGTTTAGTGAATTTTTTAGACCAAACCCTGATGCAACATGGGATGGTTCTGAGTGCCGTGTTTATACAAAAGAAAAGGTTGGCAAATCAGGCTCTCATATAGCAGCAGATAATTATTTTAAGAAAGATCGATGGTTTCCTCGGCACGATAGGAAAAGGCGTCGTGATGTATATTATGTAGGCATCTTTACTACTTTACCGATGCTTGAGTACATAAGGTTTGTAAGGTTTAAAAACTCAAATAACGCAACTACATTTAAATACAAAAAAACAGAAATGAAGGATGATTTGCATAAGGCTATTTTAAAATATGCAGCATCTATTTTAAATAGATCTTATGAAGGTATTTTTGAGTTTTCTGCTGTAGGGTATGAAAATTTTTTAGGGCTATCAATTAAGGGTAATCATTACTCTCAATTGAGTATGGGGGCTGGTGAACAAAGAATATTGAAAATTTTGAAGGTCATGTTGTGTGCGGAAGAAGGTTCTTTGGTGTTAATCGATGAAGTTGACTTGCTTTTACATGATGCAGCCTTAGCAAAAATGCTTGATTGCATAATTGAAATTGCTGAAAAAAGAAAGCTGCAGGTGATATTCTCAACCCATAGAGATTTAATTCTAAAATGCAACAAAAAAATCAATGTAAGATATTTGTTGCCTAGTGCTAATGGGGTAAAGGTACTCGATAAGCCGAACCCTGATTTAGTTGAATCTTTGTCTGGCTTGAGGCCAAAAACAATCAGCATTTATGTAGAGGATACTTTCTCTAGTGTCATGGCAGGTCGAGTGGCTCGTGAGTTAGGTGTTTTTAGGCTGGTTGACTTCGTTAAGTACGGGCCCGCCCGAAATGCCTTTGTAGTTGCTGGCTCTTCAGCGATTCAGAAGAAAAGGAATTGTTTATTCATCTTGGATGGTGATGAATATAAAACTGATGCCGATAAAAAAAATCAACTTAATTCGATATTGACGGGCAGTAACCAGGAAATGAAGGATGCTAGAGCTTATGCTCTTAGTTCTATTGGACAATATGAATTGCCAGATGGAACTTCTCCAGAGGAGCACATTCATAATGTAATAGTATCATTGCCTAGTGAATATATTCCAGATGCGCTTCGTGAGTACTATGAAGCATTAAAAGGAATTCATGCTGTCCATGATAAGCATGATTATATAGATAGCGTTGTTAATGCGTTTGGCATTGATGAAGTTGCTTCTCTTAATCATGTTTTTGATTTGTTCTCTCTTGATGGTGATAAATACTCCTTATTTGTTTCTCGTGTGAAAGAAAAAATTGAAAATTTTATTGCGCTAAATCCTATTTAG
- a CDS encoding exopolyphosphatase, whose protein sequence is MSEKKYRLVTRSDFDGLVCAVLLNELDMIDDILFVHPKDMQDGKIAINANDITTNLPYVEGAYLAFDHHLSETIRNTGEIKNHIIDPSAPSAARVVYDYYGGKERFANISDDMMLAVDKADSAEFTREEILNPSGWVLLNYLMDARTGLGRFRSFTISNYQLMMDLIKYCHNHNIDEILALPDVLERIELYQEHAPLAKEQIKRCSRIYDNLVVLDLREEDTIYATNRFMIYAMYPQCNISIHVMWGVQQRNTVFATGKSIINRSSQTNIGALMLEYGGGGHENAGTCQVANDEVDTVLRELMLKITADG, encoded by the coding sequence ATGTCGGAAAAAAAATATCGCCTAGTGACCCGCAGCGACTTCGATGGACTAGTCTGCGCAGTCCTGCTTAATGAACTGGATATGATTGACGATATCCTGTTTGTTCACCCCAAAGACATGCAGGATGGCAAAATCGCAATCAATGCCAACGACATCACGACCAATCTGCCCTATGTAGAAGGCGCTTATCTGGCGTTTGATCATCATCTCTCCGAAACCATCCGCAATACTGGCGAAATAAAAAACCACATCATCGACCCCAGCGCACCTTCAGCAGCGCGAGTGGTCTATGACTATTACGGTGGCAAGGAGAGATTTGCCAATATCTCCGATGACATGATGCTGGCGGTGGACAAAGCTGATTCGGCTGAATTTACCCGCGAAGAGATTCTGAACCCCAGCGGCTGGGTACTGCTGAACTACCTGATGGATGCCAGAACCGGGCTGGGCCGCTTTCGCAGCTTTACCATTTCCAATTACCAGCTGATGATGGATCTGATCAAATATTGCCACAATCACAATATTGACGAGATTCTGGCGCTGCCCGACGTGCTTGAACGCATCGAGCTCTATCAGGAGCATGCGCCACTGGCCAAAGAGCAAATCAAGCGCTGTAGCCGTATTTACGACAATCTGGTTGTACTCGATTTACGCGAAGAAGACACCATCTACGCAACCAACCGCTTTATGATTTACGCCATGTATCCGCAGTGCAATATCTCGATCCACGTCATGTGGGGAGTGCAACAACGCAATACCGTGTTTGCGACCGGTAAATCAATTATCAATCGCTCATCTCAAACCAATATCGGCGCACTCATGCTCGAGTATGGCGGCGGCGGCCACGAAAATGCCGGTACTTGCCAGGTCGCCAACGATGAGGTTGATACTGTATTGCGTGAACTCATGCTCAAAATCACCGCCGATGGCTAA
- a CDS encoding NfeD family protein, protein MTNTTLWLIAGAALIALELFTTTFYLLAIAAGFLAAAAASALSFSSATQLLIASIVSLLAGYAIKQWKKNRASTETMPSDDIGKVVQIETWLDERRARIHYRGSHWDAVLAPDCKASNTGTWYISASLGTQFEISNTPPKI, encoded by the coding sequence ATGACCAATACAACTTTGTGGCTGATCGCAGGCGCAGCCTTAATCGCCCTTGAATTATTCACGACCACTTTCTACCTACTCGCAATTGCAGCCGGATTTTTAGCTGCCGCCGCCGCCAGCGCCTTGTCGTTTTCCAGCGCAACACAACTGCTAATTGCCAGTATTGTCAGCCTGCTTGCTGGTTATGCCATCAAACAATGGAAGAAAAACCGCGCCTCCACCGAAACCATGCCCAGTGACGATATTGGCAAAGTCGTCCAGATAGAGACCTGGCTGGATGAGCGCCGTGCACGCATTCATTACCGCGGCAGTCACTGGGATGCCGTACTCGCACCAGACTGCAAAGCCAGCAATACAGGGACATGGTATATCTCTGCAAGCCTTGGCACACAATTTGAAATCAGCAATACCCCACCTAAAATCTAA
- the serS gene encoding serine--tRNA ligase: MLDIQLLRTDLAAVASRLASRKFVLDTAAFQAMEDERKVLQTRMQDLQAKRNSTSKQIGAAKAKGEDVSAIMAEVANLGDELKAAENAFAELADKLNALLQTIPNLPADEVPTGTDESGNLEVARWGTPKTFDFEIKDHVDLGEPLGLDFTTGTKLSGSRFTALRGPIARLHRALAQFMLNTHTLEHGYEEVYVPYLVNSASMMGTGQLPKFEEDLFKVPRADAEPLYLIPTAEVPVTNFVRDEIVKADSLPQKYVAHTPCFRSEAGSYGRDVRGMIRQHQFDKVELVQIVHPEKSAEALEELVGHAEKILQLLELPYRKMLLCTGDMGFGSSKTYDLEVWLPAQNTYREISSCSSMGAFQARRMQARFKNEAGKNELVHTLNGSGLAVGRTLVAVLENYQNADGSITVPTVLRPYLGGQETLSV; the protein is encoded by the coding sequence ATGCTTGATATTCAATTACTCCGTACCGATCTGGCTGCCGTTGCCAGCCGTCTGGCTAGCCGCAAATTCGTCCTCGACACTGCCGCATTCCAGGCCATGGAAGACGAGCGCAAAGTGTTGCAAACCCGCATGCAGGATCTGCAAGCCAAGCGCAATAGCACGTCCAAGCAGATCGGCGCGGCCAAAGCCAAAGGCGAAGACGTGAGCGCGATCATGGCCGAAGTGGCCAATCTGGGCGACGAGCTCAAAGCGGCGGAAAATGCTTTTGCCGAGCTGGCCGATAAGCTCAACGCCCTGCTGCAAACCATCCCCAACCTGCCTGCCGATGAAGTGCCTACCGGTACTGATGAAAGCGGTAATTTGGAAGTGGCGCGCTGGGGCACGCCGAAAACCTTTGATTTTGAGATCAAGGATCACGTCGATCTGGGAGAGCCGCTGGGTCTGGATTTCACCACCGGCACCAAGCTGTCTGGCAGCCGCTTTACCGCCCTGCGCGGCCCGATTGCCCGCCTGCATCGTGCGCTGGCGCAATTCATGCTCAATACCCACACGCTGGAACACGGCTACGAAGAAGTGTATGTACCGTATCTGGTCAATAGCGCGTCGATGATGGGCACGGGCCAGCTGCCCAAATTTGAAGAAGACCTGTTCAAAGTGCCGCGCGCGGATGCCGAGCCTTTGTATCTGATTCCAACCGCCGAAGTGCCGGTGACCAATTTTGTGCGTGATGAAATTGTTAAAGCCGATTCATTACCGCAAAAATACGTTGCACATACCCCATGTTTCCGCTCTGAAGCTGGCTCCTACGGCCGCGATGTGCGCGGCATGATCCGCCAGCATCAGTTCGATAAAGTCGAGCTGGTGCAGATTGTTCATCCGGAAAAATCAGCCGAGGCACTGGAAGAACTGGTCGGCCACGCCGAGAAAATCCTGCAATTGCTCGAATTACCCTACCGCAAAATGCTGCTGTGTACGGGCGATATGGGCTTTGGCAGCAGCAAAACCTACGATCTGGAAGTGTGGCTACCGGCACAGAACACCTACCGCGAGATTTCCAGCTGCTCCAGCATGGGCGCATTCCAGGCTCGCCGCATGCAGGCCCGCTTTAAAAATGAAGCTGGCAAAAACGAGCTGGTTCACACGCTCAATGGTTCAGGCCTGGCAGTAGGCCGCACCTTGGTTGCGGTGCTGGAGAACTATCAAAATGCCGATGGCAGCATTACGGTGCCTACAGTGCTACGCCCTTATCTTGGTGGCCAGGAGACTTTGAGCGTTTAA
- a CDS encoding PilZ domain-containing protein has protein sequence MSVGLKERDQRGALRVAVNCKVKIRPMDLGLPFYGECTDLSVTGMTVQTSYVPRPDEEFDIYVMPARTPGMRREPFSARVKVRRSHRLDMLSLYELGLEIVQVHT, from the coding sequence ATGAGTGTAGGTCTGAAAGAGCGTGATCAGCGCGGAGCCTTGCGTGTTGCGGTGAATTGCAAGGTGAAAATTCGCCCGATGGATCTTGGTCTGCCATTTTATGGCGAATGCACCGATTTGAGCGTGACTGGAATGACGGTGCAGACTAGCTACGTTCCTCGCCCTGATGAAGAGTTTGATATTTATGTCATGCCTGCGCGCACGCCGGGTATGCGGCGTGAGCCTTTTTCTGCCCGGGTTAAAGTCAGGCGCAGCCATCGCCTAGATATGCTGTCTTTGTACGAGCTTGGCCTTGAGATAGTTCAGGTGCACACATAA